TATTTCCTGTAATTtagaacatttatttttttcttaaatatatgttttttgcttatatatagTCGCAATTTTTAGAAGTTCCATAATCCATATACTTGAACTTCTAAAGCTATAGTCGCAAGCAccttattgttgttgtttaataAAAGTTCTAATTTTGGTAGACaagtgaaaaaacaaaattaaactatcTGGtgtttacatatatgaaaaatatacatttcCAGCAgtgaattttggttttgcatgaaaaatacataaatagCAATTCACTGCAGCAGGGGTCAGAATATAGAAACATGAACcacacacataaaaaaaaagtagattcTGACTAGATCAATCTGAATTAAAAACTAGTAAATTTTGACAGACGGACGTGGCCGTGGAAAGAAGTAGAAAGAGACAAtgagagatggagaaagagagacgtAAGTATTGATTTGGCCAACGGCTCATATGCaaagaatattaataataataatgttctTTGCGTTTTTTTACCAATTACATCAAACATTTGTTAGGCACacgtcttttctttttctcctttttagtTAAGGGCATCTCCATCCATGAAAAACCCAcaaagtttctcaaacaaaaaaaaattaatattatattataatttgattttttgattaaaaaaatatttttattaaaaagttgaatcaataattaaaagggAATTATCATGATGGATTGTAGAGAATATCTCAGAGTTTCTCAAGTAAGAAACTTTCTACTCTCTCtccttcatttttattatttttattttttaattgtgagAAACTCTTATAAAAAACCCCCAATGAAAATGGTCTAACTTTCTTTTCCGTTGAATTTCTCTCATGTATTAACAGTAACATAAGTATTTATATCACATACACTTGTCAAATTTGTCTctttagagattttaaaaagttatcaCTTAGAGAACTTTTACCTGTTTGGACTTTGGACGGTTAGACAGATAATATCTAAAATTACtccaatttttatatatacatgcaatACTAAGGTATAAAAAAGGTTCTAGAATGTTAAAATCGTTgctgaaaaaaaacaaaatcgtctatagattgttaatttttgctTCTTGTACAAACACTTAGTAatgattaatgatttaattttaatatgtaaagactgatttttaaaataaaaaatagcaTAAGatgaaaatttatgtttcaaaaaatatttgtgattATGGGTTGTTTGAGACtggaaaataatcaaacaacatTGGGCCTTTCATGTAgaattttttattacatttagAACCGTTAACGATATGGGCTAACTCAAGACATTAAAGGCCCAACATTGAGTTACTAAACGGCGcagtttttagctttttaaaaTTGCGTCTTTTTCGTTCACTGAAAAGGTAGTCCTTCTCTTTCCCACTCAcatcatcaacttcatcaaTTCATCacctttgtctctctttcaaGCTTCTCTGTGTGTGATCTCCGTTGGtcaacaacaactacaacaGGTAACTTCTATTCTTCGATTCCTTAAATTTCTTCTCTAGAGCTTAGTGAATCAACGATTTAGGTCTGAACATATTTGGCAATCTGTCCTTGCTCAAATTTCGCTTGAAAATTTCAATCCCAAATCATGTAAAGCTAAATCGGAAAGTTCTATGTAGTTCCCAAAGTTGAATCACGAACTGgaagtaatttaatttattgacTTAGGATATGTTGaaatttttaggttttttgttttgtttttagctTATTGAGCAGAGATGGATCATCAATTTGGATATGGTGTTGAAGTTACTGGGTTATCTCCATCTGTTACTCATAATGATCTTAtcgatttcttctctttctctggtACTATCCAAGATATTGATATTGTCAGGTgagtctttttactttttagcaagtttgttgtttgtttgcttATTCTGGATTCAAAAGAGTACACTTTGTAATGTTGTTAATGAGACTAGGTCGGGTGAGCAAGCTTGTACTGCTTATGTGATGTTTAAGGATTCTTATTCTCAAGAAACTGCTGTTTTACTCACTGTAAGTGTTAGTTTGGATTTGATTCActctttctatcttttttgGATGTCTCTTGAGAAATCACTCACTTCTTTGATATCTTCAGGGCGCAACGATATTGGATCAGCGTGTTTGTATAACTCGTTGGGGACAACATCACGAAGAGTTCGATTTCTGGAATGCGACTTCGCGAGGTTTTGAAGATGAATCGGACTCACAAGTATGTATCGCTTTTGACACTTCTCTCAACTTTGATCTTtctgtcttctttttttgttaaaatagtTAAATCTAACGGTCACTGGTTCAGTAGTCTTTATGTTGAAGTTTGATGCTTGGTCTCAATTCTAAAGCTTATTCGTTCTTCAATCATGTAGCATTATGCTCAACGAAGCGAGTTCAACGCTGGAGAAGCAGTGACAAAAGCTCAAGAAGTGGTGAAAATAATGCTTGCCACAGGATTCGTGCTAGGCAAAGACGCTTTAAGCAAAGCTAAAGCCTTTGATGAATCCCACGGCGTATCAGCTGCAGCGGTGGCTAGAGTATCTCAACTAGAACAGAGGATTGGTCTTACTGACAAAATCTTTACCGGACTTGAAGCTGTTAGAATGACTGACCAAAGGTATCATGTTTCAGATACAGCTAAATCAGCTGTCTTTGCCACAGGAAGAACCGCGGCAGCAGCTGCAACTAGTGTTGTCAATAGCAGTTACTTCTCCAGCGGAGCTCTTTGGCTGTCTGGTGCATTAGAGAGAGCTGCTAAAGCCGCATCTGATCTCGGTACCCGCGGCTCAAGGCAGTGAATAGACCAATGGCCCGATTCAGAACCGTATTCGTCtgtgaatatatatgatgCAAAGCTGATCATGAATAACTGGCTCATGAAGTGTGATAAGACCAAATTTTATCAAAACGAATACCATATAGAAATCTATCAAAGTATACTCTCACATGATGATGCTGATATAGAGTTTGGTTACATTACCTACATCTTAACTCTTCATTAGTAgcataatcttttttcttatataatttCTGATTTATATCATTCTATGGTTGATATTGATTCAATATTTGGATAGATGTTGTATCCATAGAGCTTAGGCCACGTGGCACAATTTGCgccaaaaaatcaaatccaaaaaacagagaagtcaTCATCTTTTCACTCCAAATCTTCCAGTCACTCAAATCATTCTCTCATGGCAGCTTCTTCCTCAATTCCGCCGTCAACCGCCGTAACCTCCGTCGTTCGCAAATCTCTCCTCCTCTCAACCACCTTCTCCTTCCCCGCTTCTTCATTGTCTCCCTCCACGAAACTACCACAAAGACACATTCAAAGATTGCTCCTAGCTTCCTCCTCCGCATCCGCATCCACCGTTCCTTCCGATTCCAAACCGGCGAAGAAAGAAACAGTCTACTTCGACGGCGGAGCTCATTACGGAGATCTATTAGCCAATCTCATTCTAGGTCTAACCATCCTTTGGCTCCCACTAACCTTAGCTGCAGTGTCTCGAGCTTTTAACCTTCGTT
This sequence is a window from Arabidopsis thaliana chromosome 1 sequence. Protein-coding genes within it:
- a CDS encoding NAD(P)-linked oxidoreductase superfamily protein (NAD(P)-linked oxidoreductase superfamily protein; FUNCTIONS IN: oxidoreductase activity; INVOLVED IN: oxidation reduction; LOCATED IN: chloroplast thylakoid membrane, chloroplast, membrane; EXPRESSED IN: 21 plant structures; EXPRESSED DURING: 13 growth stages; CONTAINS InterPro DOMAIN/s: Aldo/keto reductase (InterPro:IPR001395); Has 297 Blast hits to 297 proteins in 86 species: Archae - 0; Bacteria - 121; Metazoa - 0; Fungi - 0; Plants - 39; Viruses - 0; Other Eukaryotes - 137 (source: NCBI BLink).); amino-acid sequence: MAASSSIPPSTAVTSVVRKSLLLSTTFSFPASSLSPSTKLPQRHIQRLLLASSSASASTVPSDSKPAKKETVYFDGGAHYGDLLANLILGLTILWLPLTLAAVSRAFNLRYRFTNLRVTVISGLTGDDRSDFSYKVIKDVQVVPRFIGEWGDIIITLKDGTKVDLRSVPKFREIAKYCLSMADQPAVLKESGAKGF
- a CDS encoding RNA-binding (RRM/RBD/RNP motifs) family protein (RNA-binding (RRM/RBD/RNP motifs) family protein; FUNCTIONS IN: oxidoreductase activity, nucleotide binding, nucleic acid binding; INVOLVED IN: oxidation reduction; EXPRESSED IN: 22 plant structures; EXPRESSED DURING: 13 growth stages; CONTAINS InterPro DOMAIN/s: Aldo/keto reductase (InterPro:IPR001395), RNA recognition motif, RNP-1 (InterPro:IPR000504), Nucleotide-binding, alpha-beta plait (InterPro:IPR012677); BEST Arabidopsis thaliana protein match is: RNA-binding (RRM/RBD/RNP motifs) family protein (TAIR:AT3G01210.1); Has 332 Blast hits to 332 proteins in 76 species: Archae - 0; Bacteria - 0; Metazoa - 0; Fungi - 92; Plants - 229; Viruses - 0; Other Eukaryotes - 11 (source: NCBI BLink).) — encoded protein: MDHQFGYGVEVTGLSPSVTHNDLIDFFSFSGTIQDIDIVRSGEQACTAYVMFKDSYSQETAVLLTGATILDQRVCITRWGQHHEEFDFWNATSRGFEDESDSQHYAQRSEFNAGEAVTKAQEVVKIMLATGFVLGKDALSKAKAFDESHGVSAAAVARVSQLEQRIGLTDKIFTGLEAVRMTDQRYHVSDTAKSAVFATGRTAAAAATSVVNSSYFSSGALWLSGALERAAKAASDLGTRGSRQ